Genomic segment of Saccharopolyspora phatthalungensis:
GTGAACGGCCTTGTCTCGCTTGTTGTCGACATAGGGCTGACCGGTCAAGTCCTCGATCGTGCACCGCAACGCCCGTGCGGCAGCGGCAACGGTGGAATGACTGGCCTCTCGCTCCCCGCGCTCCACTTTGGTCAGCATGGAAGGGGAAATCCCTATCCGCGCGGCGAACGCATGTTGGGTGAGACCTTTCGCCTTGCGTCGGAGAGCCATGTTCGAGCCGATGTGCTCGGGACCGGTGGCGGTCATGGTGAACGTCCTCTCGCCCGGGGTGCCGTGTGCCTGGCCTGCCCGAGACCTCCGGGGGCCTAGTCCGGGGGCCGGTTCCTCCGGGCAGGAGGCGTGATCCAAGGGTAACGCTGATCTTTGTGTCAATTCTGTGTCAGTTCGCGCCTTTGCCCGGCTGCACACTCTGAGTGCGTGAGTGATCACGCAGAGCCGCAATGGTGTGGCTGGCGAGCCGCCGCCGGAAGACTCCGCTGCTTTCTTCCCGTAGGCCCGTCCAGCCCGTCCCCCAGGAACACCGGCGCGGCCTGGCGGGGGATCGGCACGGCATCGGGTACACGAGCGCCGGTCCCCCGCCACCCAGACACAACCAGGGGTGATCAGTGATGCCGCGTCGAACTTACGACCCTGACGGAGCCACCGTGTGGCGATGCAGCGAACCCGCGTGTCTGCACACCGACCCGGTTTACAACGAAGTCCGTGAACACGAACGATGGACCCACTACGGTGCTGAATGGCAGGACGCCTACTCGCAGGCGTCCGCCGCAATGACCAGCAGCCAGGTTCCATGCAGCAACCTGTGGCCCACGATTAGCGGGGCGATCCCGTCGTGACCGGCTACCGGAAGCTCGTCAGCCGCAACGGAATTGAGCACTACGTTCTCTATGGGGAGCTCGAGTCCCTGTGCGGAGTACTGCTCGGCGTCCTCGCGCCTGCTGACCCGCGCAGACGGAGCCCCACCCCATGCACTGGGTGCCCCGGCGAGTTGCAGCGCCTTCAAGGACCAGAGGGGCAGCGATGACGATGGCTTGTCTCCCTGTCCGCGCTCTTGAGGCGACGATCGCTCCGCAGCAGTCCCGGACGCCGGTTGCGTGGTTCACCTCCGACGACATCGGCACTGCACCCGCTGACATCTGGGTCGACCACCACCGGACCGCCCACGAACGCGCCCAGGCCCGGCGTGGGAGGACGTTGTGCGACGTTCGGGTGATCGGCGGTAATGCACCGACGCATGCTCAGGTCAGCGTGGTCGGTTGCCGGAACTGTGCCGCCCGCCGAGCTGCCCCGACACAGCTCACGGCGGTCGTCTAGACCCCGGTGCGGGTGCCGCAGTTCCGCCCCCCGACCGGCACCCGCACCGGACACCAGCCCCCCAAAGGGAACAGGTCACGATGCACTGACTGGCAACACGAATTCGGAGGGATAAGTCCATATGGGTGCGAAGATTTCGAGTGAGTCGCCGATCAACTTAGGGAACCTGATTTTCTGGGTGGGGGTGTTGATGCTGGTCGCATGGCTGCACGGAGGTTGGTATTTCGGCGGTATGGAGGAACACAACGTGCCTGAGTGTGTCCAGCCGCTGTGATGTACCTGCCGGGCGACCGTTTCTGACAGGGGGTGCCATGACGCTGGAAGGCTTTGCTCGGGCGCACAAATCGAACGTTGGGTACCTTGACGTGGCTGCCAATTCGCACGGTGCGGAAAAGGGACTTCTGTTGCGTCGTGCCCTTTGTCGGGTTCAGAACGCGGAGCCGAAGGCGGTGGAAGTTGGCCCTGGTGGCGGGGCAGCGGTGTCCTACCTCGCGTCCCACCTTGGCGCTGACGACATCGGAACTCTTCATCTCACTTTGGTGGAAGCTCCTGGCGTGGTGTCGCAGTCACTTTCACTGGCTGTCGAGCAGTTCAACCAGGCGGGCGGGACCTGCGTTCTCCGGCATGGTCTAGCGCAAGACATCGGCAGCATTCTTTCCGGGCCAGCCGACGTCATCAGCGCCTCTGCTCTGCTGCATGAGGTGTACTCGTACGGCGGGGGATACAGTGGGTTGCACGCTATGATGCGAACGCTGCCCACTGTCTTGCGGCCATACGGCTTTTTTGTTTACCGCGACGTGTACGCGGTGGCGTCCCCTTCGTTGCATGAGCGGGCTATCCAGTCGTACGACGCTTTGGCGTGGTTGCAGTTCATGCGGATGTTCGTCCCGCAGTATCTGCGGGAGGGAACGCACCCGTACCACCACGCATCGGATGACATCCTTGCCCGTCAAAACTCGCGGATCGTCCCCGTTGGGGAACTTGACGTGAACACCTGCGTGTTTGTCGTCGCCCCCATTGGACTGTTCCGGGAGATTCAGCGGCACTACATCACGTTCCGGGATCACGTGTGGCGTTCCGGCGTGCTGGGGTTCACACCGATCTTGGATGGGCAGCTTGCGCACGACTGGGTTGATTTCAAACGCGGTCACAAGCGGGCGCACTACACGCTGACCGAGGCGGATTGGCTCCCGAGATCACAGAAAGCCTCGCTGCTGGCGATGAGTGAGGCGTACGGAGATCACTACACCATCGATAGTGACATCCTGGACGAAGTGACCGATGTTGCCTTGACCACGTTCCTCGCCGCTGCCGAGAACGGCGACACGGCGTGTGCGGAAGTGTGGATGTCTTGGCTGGCGAGAGAAGGCCGCGAGACCTACGCCTACCTGACCACTGACGAACTGCTGACAGCGTTCGCGGTCAATTCGGCCGACTCGGATAGTGAGACGGTCCTGATGCCTGTTCAGGACGGTGATATTTTCCGGGCGGAGAGGAATTACTACAACAGGTTCCTGACCAAGCGGCTGGCGAACCCGTTGACCGACGCTAAGCAACTGGTGCTGTTCCAGAACATTCCCCTGTCCGACGAGACCGCGCTTCGACGAGCGTTGGATTCAGTGCAAGACCACTGCGGCAAGTCCAACCTGGCACGGGCGTACACAGCGATCAACTCAAGGAGATAATCCCGGTCATGAGTCCCATTGAGGTCGAGCGGAAACGCGAGCTACCCGACAGCGGCGAGGCGCTACGGTCCCGCCTGGCGGAGCTGGGATATCGGCAACACGGCACGTTCACGGAGATCGACACCTACTACAGCCCCCGGCATGTCGATTACCTGGAAACCGTGGAGTGCTTACGGGTTCGGCAGCGGGACGGCTTCGCCGAGATCACCTACAAGCCCGCTTCGGACGAGAGCACGCACAGCACGACCGACGTGATCGCCAAGGTGGAGACCAACGTTCTCCTCGCTGGTGCCGAACAGGCAGAAGCCGCCAACCGCCTGATGACGTGCACCGGTATGGTCACGCTCGCCAGAGTCGAGAAGGCCCGGACGCTGTACCGGCATCCCAAGCACGATGACGTTGCCGTCGCCATCGACACGATCGGCTCTCTCGGTGCGTTCGTCGAAACCGAGATCACCGCAGTGGACGAGTCCGGGGTTGGTCTGCTGGAAGAGATCGAGCGAGAGCTAGACCTCTCGGGGTATCCGGTCGTGACCCTGCCGTACCGGGATCTCGTGCGGGCGGCAACCATCCGCACGTGATCGCTGGCCCGATCCGACGACGAACGGCCCCGGGCTGACGTCTCAGTCCGGGACCGTTCTGGCTGGTACGCGCTGGGGGTAGGTGTCGCCGACCGCGTTCCGCGGTGGCCTATAACGCCTGATCACAGCACCGTAGCGACTTGACCGCCCCGCGTTGACACGGCGCAGTATCTCATCACCGCTACTGTGCCGACCATTCACCGAATGGAATACCGGCAAGCTCTTCCGGGAGCAGATCAAGCCGTTTAACTCCTCTACGACCCGAACGGAACCACTTACCGCACCACCGCAGAGGCGTGGGAATACCAAGACGAGTCATACAGCATCGAACCGCCTGACGACCTGGTCCGGATCATCACCTACCGGCGGGTGATGTTGAAGTATCAGCACCACCCCGAATCCAAGGCCAATGGCCCGGACGGACACCCCTGCACCCGTCACACAGCCGGATTGCTGCGCATGTCCGGGTTGGGGGGAAAGGTGATCACTCTCTACGCCCTAACCCACTTCGCGCGAAATCGCTACGCGCCCTCGGTGGCCCGGCCAACGTTCCTGGACCCGGTATTAGCGCTGGGCGGTGGTGAGGTCGAGGTTTTCCTCGACCCAGGTTCGGAGATTGTTGAGCGGGACGGCGGCGCTGCGGCCGAGTTGGGTGAGCTCGTACTCGACGTGGAGGGGCACGGCAGGGTAGATGGTTCGATCGACCAGCCCGACGTCTTCGAGACGGCGCAGTGTTTGGGTGAGCACCTTGGGGCTGATCCCCTGTAGACGGCGTTGCAGCGCACCGAATCGGTGTGGTCCCTCCTCCAGCGCGCCGATCGCGAGCGCCGACCACTTGTTCGCGAGCAGATCCAGCATCGCCCGGCAGGGGCACTGGGCCTCGTAGACGTCGTGGTGATCGTGCTGGCCGGTGTCACATCGAGTGCTCATGGCTGGTTCCTCCCACGCTCGTACTTCCCTTTGGATAGTACTAGCCCTTGATGGTAACTAGGGCCCTGGGGTTAGCGTGCGGTCGAGGCCGCGAACAGCGGCCGACTGAAATCCATGAACCTCAAGGAGATCTCTTGTCCACGTCAGTGATGCGTGCGGTGGTGCAGCGTGCTTTCGGCGGTCCGGAGGTGCTGCGGGTCGAGGAGGTCCCCCGGCCCGAACCACTGCCGACCGAGGTATTGGTGCGGGTGCACGCGGCGGGGATCAACCCGGTTGATTGGAAGACCCGGCAAGGCGGCGGTATGGCCGGCGTGCTCGGCGAACCGCCGTTCGTTCTGGGCTGGGACGTCTCGGGAGTCGTCGAGGAAGTCGGTTTCGGGGTGACCACGCTGGCACCCGGCGACGAGGTCTACGGAATGCCCTGGTTTCCCCGCCAGGCCGGTGGGTACGCCGAGTTCGTCACGGCTCCGGCCCGCCAGTTCGCGCGAAAGCCGGTCGCGTTGAGCCATGAACAGGCGGCAGCCGTGCCCCTGGCGGCCCTCACCGCCTGGCAGATCGTGGCGGACACCGCCCAGGTGCGGGCCGGGCAGCGCGTATTGGTGCACGCCGCAGCCGGTGGAGTCGGGCATTTCGCCGTCCAAATCGCCCGGCATCTGGGAGCGCAGGTGGTCGGCACCGCCCGCGAAAGCCGCCATGAGTGGCTTACGCGACTCGGAGCGGTGCACGTTGACTACACGAAGGAACGCTTCGAGGACACGGTTTCCGGCATCGACGTCGTGATCGACCTGCTGGGAGACGGGCACGACGCCACCAGCACCCGTTCCCTGCGGGTCCTCAAGGACGGCGGGCTGCTCGTCGCCGTCCCCGGCGGCGTATCACCCGAGCTGCGGGCGGCCGCCGCTGCTCGGGGGGTGCGCACCAGTCCCTTCCTCGTCGAGCCGGACGGGACCGCGCTGGCCGAGATCGCCCGCCTCATCGACGAGGGAGCGGTCGCGGTCGAGGTCGAGGAGGTCTTCCCCCTGGAGGAGGTCGCCCAGGCCCACAGGCGAGGAGAGGACAACCACACCCGCGGCAAACTGGTCCTGCGCCTGGATTCCTGACCGATTTCGTTTTCCCGGTGGTGCCTACCGCACGGCGCCGAGTAACGGGGGCGCAATGTCGCCGAGCCGGTGCGCGACCCACCGACGGGCGGTGTCTACCAGCGGCGCCCGTTGGGGCCCGGGGTTGGCTCGCGCCATGTGGTGCCAGACCCCGAGTACGGCAACGGCGAAGTCGGTGCGCGTCTCATCGCTTGCCGCGGACCACGCGGGCAGGGCGTCGGCGGCCCAGCATTCGGCTGCGGCTGCGGTGTGCCCGGCGTCGATTAGCCGTAGCACCAGCAATGCGGCGTCGACCCACGGCGCGGCGCGGCGCGACCATGCCCAGTCGACAACCCGCGCTCGGTCGCACACCAGCACGTTGAGAGGGTGCAGATCGGTGTGGGCAAGGGCGTCGCCCTCGATCGCCTCGAACGCGCGGCGTTCCCGGTCGATGAAGTCCCCGAGCCGATCACGCAGCCACTGGTCGGGCTCGGCGTCCTGGTCGTGCGCCAGGCGACGCCACGCGGCCAGCCGCGCCCACTGCTCGGCGAGCTGCGGCGCGTCGACCGGCGACGGCGTCAACGAGGCGCCGATCGTACGAAGTGCGTCGGCGATCAGCGGCAGGTCCGGGGAATCCGGGGCGAGATCGGCATGCCGCCCGGGTACGTGGTCGAACCCGAGCAGCAACCATCCGTCGACCTCGGTCTGCCACAGCAGCCGCGGCGCCACTTCCGACGGAAGGTACGGGTTCACCCGCGCCTCGTGCCGGTACATCCGGGCGCGCGAGGTGTCGAGTCGGACGCCCTTGCAGAACAGGACGTGTCCGCCACCGGCGTGCAGGGTGGCGGACACGTCCGAGTTCCGCCCGGCGTCCGGGAACACCGCCCGCGTCACCGTGCCACACTTGTTCTCGATCGCGGCACGCACGGCGGCGGGCAGTTCGTCCCAGTCACGTCGGGTCATCGGTGCTCACTTCTTCGGCGGCGGGTCGTCGTAGCAGCCGTTGTGGCACTGGCTGCACAGCATCGCGCCCTCGCTGAACCATAGCTCGCGGTCGACGATGTACCCGGCCTGTTCGATCGCCGCGACCGTGCGGTGTCGGACCCCGATGGGGTCGCCCTTGGGCGCCGTGTCGGCGACGTCTTCGGGCACGCCCAGGATTCGCCGCAGCATTCCCCGATTCCGGGCCAGCGCGTCTCGGTCCCGGGCCGGTAGGTACGATTCGCGGTCGGCCGGGAGACCGGACTCGACAAGCGGCAGGATCCGGGTTTTTTCGTTCGCGAGCGCGTCGGAGAGGTCGCCGTGCAGCTGGACTGTGCGCGGCTCGCGTTCGCGGAGCCGGTGTCGGCCGCCGCTGGTCTCCGCTTTCACCCGTGCGATCAGGTAGTCGACTGTCAACGCGCCTTGACCGCTTCCTGCGTGCCGGGCCGGGGCGTAGTAGAACGTCGCCCACACTGCGAGCGCGCCGAAGATGAACAGGCCGGTAGAGGCGAGCGCGGCCGTCACGGGTCGGGCCGTTTCGAGTCGACCACGCGCGGCGGCACGTAGGTCTGACACCGGTCCCTGAGCATGTCGACCAGCTCGGACAACAGTCGTTCGGTGTCCAGGTAAGCGTCATCGGTTGCCCGTCCCATGAGGACGGCCTTGGCCAGGCCGTTCAACGCGACGGCCGCGCTCGTCAACAGAGTGGCGAGTGTGACTGCCCGGTCGGCTTCCGTCGCGCTCATCTCGCACTCGCGGCGGGTGGCGTCGGGGTCTTAGCAAGTTCGTGAGCCTTGTCGTCGCAGGTCCGGCACGTCTCCCAAAACCACGCCAGATCGGTGTTTTCCGCTGCCAACTGGTGACCGCACAGGGTGGCCACCACGAAACCGGTCGGGTAGCCCCTGAAAGGTTTGGCGTCGGTGCTGGCATGCCGCAGACCATCGGCAGGCACCCAGCTGAAGAAGTGGGGTCTGTACATCACAAGACATACCTCCCAATACGCTGCGGCCCCAGGTTGGCGCCATCGAGGTGGTGACAAGGTGCCAATACCGTGGCACCTGTGGCACGAAGAGGGCAATGCATCGAAAGGGCGATAGATCGACGAGCCTCCGCCTCTCCTATGATGTGGTGCATGTCTGGCACCAACGGATCACCGAAGGCACGCGCGCTCGGCGCACGACTTCGCGATGCCCGTAAGGCTGCGGGTTTCACCGTCCGTGGGTTGGCTGAACAGCTCGGAATTTCGCACAGCGCCATCTCTCGTTGGGAAACCGGTGCAAGGTCGCCTCAACCGGAGGACGTTGCATCGATCCTTGCCGCCACCGGCGTCAATGGCGCGGAGCGTTCCGAATTGCTCGATCTGGCACGCGGGGCCGGCGACCCGCATTGGCTCT
This window contains:
- a CDS encoding class IV adenylate cyclase — encoded protein: MSPIEVERKRELPDSGEALRSRLAELGYRQHGTFTEIDTYYSPRHVDYLETVECLRVRQRDGFAEITYKPASDESTHSTTDVIAKVETNVLLAGAEQAEAANRLMTCTGMVTLARVEKARTLYRHPKHDDVAVAIDTIGSLGAFVETEITAVDESGVGLLEEIERELDLSGYPVVTLPYRDLVRAATIRT
- a CDS encoding NADP-dependent oxidoreductase, whose protein sequence is MRAVVQRAFGGPEVLRVEEVPRPEPLPTEVLVRVHAAGINPVDWKTRQGGGMAGVLGEPPFVLGWDVSGVVEEVGFGVTTLAPGDEVYGMPWFPRQAGGYAEFVTAPARQFARKPVALSHEQAAAVPLAALTAWQIVADTAQVRAGQRVLVHAAAGGVGHFAVQIARHLGAQVVGTARESRHEWLTRLGAVHVDYTKERFEDTVSGIDVVIDLLGDGHDATSTRSLRVLKDGGLLVAVPGGVSPELRAAAAARGVRTSPFLVEPDGTALAEIARLIDEGAVAVEVEEVFPLEEVAQAHRRGEDNHTRGKLVLRLDS
- a CDS encoding helix-turn-helix domain-containing protein encodes the protein MTATGPEHIGSNMALRRKAKGLTQHAFAARIGISPSMLTKVERGEREASHSTVAAAARALRCTIEDLTGQPYVDNKRDKAVH
- a CDS encoding winged helix-turn-helix transcriptional regulator, coding for MSTRCDTGQHDHHDVYEAQCPCRAMLDLLANKWSALAIGALEEGPHRFGALQRRLQGISPKVLTQTLRRLEDVGLVDRTIYPAVPLHVEYELTQLGRSAAVPLNNLRTWVEENLDLTTAQR
- a CDS encoding zinc finger protein yields the protein MYRPHFFSWVPADGLRHASTDAKPFRGYPTGFVVATLCGHQLAAENTDLAWFWETCRTCDDKAHELAKTPTPPAASAR